One genomic window of Arachis hypogaea cultivar Tifrunner chromosome 8, arahy.Tifrunner.gnm2.J5K5, whole genome shotgun sequence includes the following:
- the LOC112706542 gene encoding uncharacterized protein, with amino-acid sequence MYCRRRRSLFSSLARLHLPVPAPLASVHVALSLRLHFVHHAMKYEPLTSLVFQLSKDPTMSFQFSAPDCVLSSLIVLATYAVVYYQENHMYTM; translated from the exons ATGTATTGTCGTCGACGCCGTTCTCTCTTCTCGTCGTTGGCTCGTCTGCATCTGCCGGTTCCTGCACCTTTGGCCTCCGTTCACGTCGCATTGTCCCTGCGGCTTCACTTCGTCCACCATGCTATGAAATATGAACCCTTGACTTCCCTTGTTTTCCAG CTATCAAAAGATCCGACGATGAGCTTCCAATTTTCAGCACCTG ATTGTGTATTATCAAGTTTAATTGTGCTTGCTACCTATGCTGTTGTGTATTATCAAG AGAATCATATGTACACCATGTGA